In the genome of Myxococcus stipitatus, one region contains:
- a CDS encoding PilZ domain-containing protein, translating into MSDKRKAKRAPLDIYLNKYMGGVPYMSRAADISPEGVSLARLIEPQHDAKRVGLQFQLPGSEEIIYAEGEVVREWVELNSAKREHSGVRFTLLTERHRKMIDAYVDRHGRPASEN; encoded by the coding sequence ATGAGCGACAAGCGGAAGGCGAAGCGGGCGCCCCTCGACATCTACTTGAACAAGTACATGGGCGGCGTGCCGTACATGTCGCGCGCCGCGGACATCAGCCCGGAAGGGGTGAGTCTGGCGCGGTTGATTGAGCCTCAGCACGACGCGAAGCGCGTGGGCCTCCAGTTCCAGCTTCCTGGCTCGGAGGAGATCATCTACGCCGAGGGCGAGGTCGTTCGTGAGTGGGTGGAGCTGAACTCCGCCAAGCGCGAGCACTCGGGCGTGCGCTTCACGCTGCTGACCGAGCGGCATCGGAAGATGATTGATGCCTACGTCGACCGGCACGGTCGCCCGGCGAGCGAGAACTGA
- a CDS encoding FKBP-type peptidyl-prolyl cis-trans isomerase, with amino-acid sequence MRTMWMATLALVLGATGAQAQGGGAAKKSEPAAKTAAAEVAPDDLPEDSKTIYALGLSVGKDLSLFALTPDELKLLQRGISDGMTGNPSSIEPKEYAPKIQAFAKARQAQAGNALLERAAKEPGAVKLPSGVIYRELKAGTGKSPRATDTVKVHYEGRLVDGTIFDTSAKRGIPVEFPLNGVISCWTQGVAKMKVGGKAKLTCPGGTAYGERPPPGSRIPPNAVLTFDVELVDVPGDTSRP; translated from the coding sequence ATGCGAACGATGTGGATGGCGACGCTCGCGCTGGTGCTCGGCGCCACGGGGGCCCAGGCCCAGGGTGGCGGCGCCGCGAAGAAGTCCGAGCCCGCCGCGAAGACCGCCGCGGCGGAGGTTGCTCCGGATGACCTCCCCGAGGACTCGAAGACCATCTACGCGCTGGGCTTGAGCGTGGGGAAGGACCTCTCCCTCTTCGCCCTCACGCCCGACGAGCTGAAGCTCCTCCAGCGCGGCATCTCCGATGGCATGACGGGCAACCCCTCCTCCATCGAGCCGAAGGAGTATGCCCCCAAGATTCAAGCGTTCGCCAAGGCGCGACAGGCCCAGGCCGGCAACGCGCTCCTGGAGCGCGCGGCCAAGGAGCCCGGCGCGGTGAAGCTCCCCTCGGGGGTCATCTACCGTGAGCTCAAGGCGGGCACCGGCAAGAGCCCCCGCGCCACCGACACGGTGAAGGTCCACTACGAGGGCCGCCTCGTCGACGGCACCATCTTCGACACGTCCGCCAAGCGCGGCATCCCCGTGGAGTTCCCGCTCAACGGCGTCATCTCCTGCTGGACCCAGGGCGTCGCGAAGATGAAGGTGGGCGGCAAGGCCAAGCTGACGTGCCCGGGCGGCACCGCCTACGGCGAGCGTCCGCCTCCGGGCTCGCGCATCCCGCCCAACGCCGTCCTCACCTTCGACGTGGAGCTGGTGGACGTGCCCGGCGACACGTCCCGGCCGTAA
- a CDS encoding class I SAM-dependent methyltransferase, with the protein MLIKHRIKALLARGLVKGGQRLGLLDDPRMFEVFERTGYHVTPNHFYQPIPDTRELPDSLWSARSEMVGVDLREARQLELLERFATKYGAEYGALPRGPEGVAPHEFHLDNSAFGTVDAEVLYCLVRELKPRRLFEIGSGWSTRLSARACRVNEAEGSPACELVAFEPYPSEVLREGFPGLTRLEPRKAQDIPLSEMERLEENDILFIDSSHVLKVGSDVQVEFLELLPRLKKGVVVHLHDIFLPAEYPKNWVLEHRRFWTEQYLLHAFLSFNDSFEVLWGSSFMHLTHPERLRQVFASYRGAPRDWPGSFWIRRVK; encoded by the coding sequence ATGCTCATCAAGCATCGCATCAAGGCGTTGCTGGCCCGGGGGTTGGTGAAAGGGGGCCAGCGATTGGGCCTCCTCGACGACCCTCGCATGTTCGAGGTCTTCGAGCGGACGGGTTACCACGTCACGCCGAACCACTTCTATCAACCCATCCCCGACACGCGGGAGCTGCCCGACTCACTCTGGAGCGCACGCTCGGAGATGGTCGGCGTGGACTTGCGCGAGGCCCGGCAGCTCGAGCTGCTGGAGCGCTTCGCGACGAAGTACGGCGCGGAGTACGGCGCGCTTCCTCGCGGCCCGGAGGGCGTGGCGCCGCACGAGTTCCACCTGGACAACAGCGCGTTCGGGACGGTGGACGCGGAGGTGCTGTACTGCCTGGTGCGGGAGCTGAAGCCTCGGCGCCTCTTCGAGATCGGCTCGGGCTGGTCCACGCGGCTGTCCGCGCGGGCGTGCCGGGTGAACGAGGCGGAGGGTTCTCCCGCGTGTGAGCTCGTGGCCTTCGAGCCCTATCCGAGCGAGGTGCTGCGCGAGGGCTTCCCGGGGCTGACGCGCCTGGAGCCGAGGAAGGCGCAGGACATCCCGCTCAGCGAGATGGAGCGATTGGAGGAGAACGACATCCTCTTCATCGACTCCAGCCACGTGCTCAAGGTGGGCAGCGACGTCCAGGTGGAGTTCCTGGAGCTGTTGCCTCGGCTGAAGAAGGGCGTCGTGGTGCACCTGCACGACATCTTCCTGCCGGCGGAGTACCCCAAGAACTGGGTGCTGGAGCACCGCCGGTTCTGGACGGAGCAGTACCTGCTCCACGCGTTCCTGTCGTTCAACGACAGCTTCGAGGTGCTCTGGGGCAGCAGCTTCATGCACCTGACGCATCCGGAGCGGCTGCGTCAGGTGTTCGCGTCGTATCGAGGTGCTCCCCGGGATTGGCCTGGGAGCTTCTGGATCCGCCGCGTGAAGTGA
- a CDS encoding cold-shock protein, with protein MATGTVKWFNDAKGFGFITQDGGGEDVFCHHTAINMDGFRTLQEGQKVEFEVARGPKGLQAQNVRAA; from the coding sequence ATGGCTACTGGTACCGTGAAGTGGTTCAACGATGCGAAGGGCTTTGGCTTCATCACCCAGGACGGCGGTGGTGAGGACGTGTTCTGCCACCACACCGCCATCAACATGGACGGGTTCCGCACCCTCCAGGAGGGCCAGAAGGTGGAGTTCGAGGTGGCCCGTGGCCCCAAGGGTCTGCAGGCGCAGAACGTTCGCGCTGCCTGA
- a CDS encoding M2 family metallopeptidase, with the protein MNWTRLPKSLLRSALAALVLSSVPGFAQAPAAKATPEEARQFAKKVNADLKRLWTKQATAEWIKSTYITDDSERNAAYVNEEVLGYVNSAIKESRRFDGLKLDADTARTLHLLRVSQALPAPSDAQKRSELATTAAKLDGLYGKGKYCGADGKAKCRDLEELSDVMAESRDYNTLLDAWQGWHTISRPMRPLYERLVSISNDGAKDIGFTDLGSLWRSGYDMPPAEFEKEAQRLWGQVKPLYDDLHCYVRGRLAKQYGADKVPAGKPIPAHLLGNMWAQEWNNIYPLVEPFPGQASLDVDSELKKQNYDAVKMVRLGEKFFTSLGLKALPETFYERSQFTKPRDREVVCHASAWDVTYENDVRVKMCIKPTEEDLVTIHHELGHNYYYTYYYNLPVLYQAGANDGFHEAIGDALTLSITPAYLQQLGLLKAVEKNDKNLINLQLKDALEKVAFLPFGLLVDQWRWEVFSGRVKPADYNKSWWALRQKYQGVVAPVARSEQDFDPGAKYHVPANVPYTRYFLARILQFQFHKALCEAAGHKGPLHECSIYGNKEAGKRLQAMLEMGASKPWPDALEVVTGTRQMDATPLLDYFSPLRQWLKTQNKGQKCGW; encoded by the coding sequence ATGAACTGGACCCGACTCCCCAAGTCGTTGTTGCGCTCGGCCCTCGCGGCCTTGGTGCTGTCCTCCGTCCCAGGCTTCGCCCAGGCTCCGGCCGCCAAGGCCACGCCGGAGGAAGCAAGGCAGTTCGCGAAGAAGGTGAACGCCGACCTCAAGCGGCTGTGGACGAAGCAGGCCACCGCCGAGTGGATCAAGTCGACGTACATCACCGACGACTCGGAGCGGAACGCCGCCTACGTCAACGAGGAGGTGCTGGGCTACGTCAACAGCGCCATCAAGGAGTCGCGTCGCTTCGACGGGCTGAAGCTCGACGCGGACACCGCGCGCACGCTGCACCTGCTGCGCGTGTCGCAGGCGCTGCCGGCGCCGTCGGATGCGCAGAAGCGCTCGGAGCTGGCGACGACGGCCGCGAAGCTGGACGGCCTCTACGGCAAGGGCAAGTACTGCGGCGCGGACGGAAAGGCGAAGTGCCGCGACCTGGAGGAGCTCTCCGACGTGATGGCGGAGAGCCGCGACTACAACACGCTCCTGGATGCGTGGCAGGGCTGGCACACCATCTCCCGCCCCATGCGCCCGCTGTACGAACGTTTGGTCAGCATCTCCAACGACGGCGCGAAGGACATCGGCTTCACGGACCTGGGCAGCCTGTGGCGCTCCGGCTACGACATGCCGCCCGCGGAGTTCGAGAAGGAGGCCCAGCGCCTGTGGGGCCAGGTCAAGCCGCTGTATGACGACCTGCACTGCTACGTGCGGGGGCGTCTGGCGAAGCAGTACGGCGCGGACAAGGTGCCCGCCGGCAAGCCCATCCCCGCGCACCTGTTGGGCAACATGTGGGCGCAGGAGTGGAACAACATCTATCCGCTCGTGGAGCCCTTCCCCGGCCAGGCCAGCCTGGATGTGGACTCCGAGCTGAAGAAGCAGAACTACGACGCGGTGAAGATGGTGCGCCTGGGTGAGAAGTTCTTCACGTCCCTGGGCCTCAAGGCGCTGCCGGAGACCTTCTACGAGCGCTCCCAGTTCACCAAGCCGAGGGACCGCGAGGTCGTCTGTCACGCCAGCGCGTGGGACGTGACGTACGAGAACGACGTGCGCGTGAAGATGTGCATCAAGCCCACGGAGGAGGACCTCGTCACCATCCACCACGAGCTGGGCCACAACTACTACTACACGTACTACTACAACCTGCCCGTGCTCTATCAGGCCGGCGCCAACGACGGCTTCCACGAGGCCATCGGTGACGCGCTGACGCTGTCCATCACCCCCGCGTATCTCCAGCAGCTCGGCCTGCTCAAGGCGGTGGAGAAGAACGACAAGAACCTCATCAACCTCCAGCTCAAGGACGCGCTGGAGAAGGTGGCCTTCCTGCCGTTCGGCCTGCTCGTGGACCAGTGGCGCTGGGAGGTGTTCTCCGGCCGCGTGAAGCCAGCGGACTACAACAAGTCATGGTGGGCGCTGCGCCAGAAGTACCAGGGCGTGGTGGCGCCGGTGGCCCGCTCCGAGCAGGACTTCGACCCGGGCGCCAAGTACCATGTGCCCGCGAACGTCCCGTACACGCGCTACTTCCTGGCGCGCATCCTCCAGTTCCAGTTCCACAAGGCGCTGTGCGAGGCGGCGGGTCACAAGGGCCCCCTCCACGAGTGCTCCATCTATGGGAACAAGGAAGCCGGGAAGCGGCTCCAGGCCATGCTGGAGATGGGAGCGAGCAAGCCCTGGCCCGACGCGCTCGAGGTGGTGACGGGCACTCGGCAGATGGATGCGACGCCGCTGCTGGACTATTTCAGCCCTCTGCGTCAATGGTTGAAGACCCAGAACAAGGGTCAGAAGTGCGGCTGGTAG
- a CDS encoding DUF3105 domain-containing protein — protein MRYDGPVNLQYTLVVPSLLALLALPACDSTEEPSGCERFSFPLATPTSSGHLGVCDSPACGNGENPPNSGPHCGSVARCAVYTEPVSRCLYVHNLEHGHAVFLYNCPDGCPDEVAKLEAAAATVGTGANGVRRALVAQDPLMPHRVAALLWRRTYAADSADPEALRCLLTHQDADAPEPGLACPGS, from the coding sequence GTGCGGTATGACGGGCCCGTGAACCTCCAATACACCCTGGTCGTCCCTTCCCTCCTGGCGCTCCTCGCGTTGCCCGCATGCGACTCCACGGAAGAGCCCTCCGGCTGCGAGCGCTTCAGCTTCCCGCTCGCGACGCCGACGTCGTCCGGCCACCTGGGCGTCTGCGACAGCCCGGCCTGCGGTAATGGGGAGAACCCTCCCAACTCCGGCCCCCACTGCGGCAGCGTGGCGCGGTGTGCCGTCTACACCGAGCCGGTGTCCCGCTGTCTGTATGTCCACAACCTGGAGCACGGGCACGCGGTGTTCCTCTACAACTGCCCGGACGGCTGCCCGGACGAGGTCGCGAAGCTCGAGGCCGCCGCGGCCACCGTGGGCACCGGCGCCAATGGCGTCCGCCGCGCCCTGGTGGCGCAGGACCCGCTCATGCCCCACCGCGTGGCCGCGCTGTTGTGGCGGCGCACCTACGCGGCCGACTCCGCGGACCCCGAGGCGCTTCGCTGCCTGCTGACCCACCAGGACGCGGACGCCCCCGAGCCCGGCCTCGCCTGCCCCGGCTCCTGA
- a CDS encoding phage tail sheath C-terminal domain-containing protein, which translates to MESSQGKVIRASSWSRFLEVAGRASAYSLPEARQALDNGVSELVISPLPSTAGASAMVAVAADVSKYPAGSTGEKYGATFMARAPGLWANGLTLKITYRNNIDKSVSYDLEVTHPSSGATETLRNVNATSLVSSLDTSSFIRVDTTKGVGWPTEGTYTLATGKDATPEEYATALGRLRDQPDVDLVLAAVQDFSDRAKVTRIYGDVISHCNAMSGDSKGRLGFGQVPPTGTMEEHGQLASNLVSDRFVLVAPHGSVGAVAGMVGGLTPHQSPTFKRVAGLNEISLTVEEQKALLRSYVVPVVTERGRGTIVVRGLTTDGDQINVRRVADRAVRTLKMVGDLFIGLLNNADGRSALKQKLVEALVQMEKDGAIVPSTDGKDPAFKVEVYSSQQDFALGIVRVNMAVRPVRAIDYIYATITVQV; encoded by the coding sequence TTGGAGTCATCCCAGGGCAAGGTCATCCGCGCCAGCAGTTGGTCGCGGTTCCTGGAGGTCGCCGGGCGCGCCAGCGCCTACAGCCTCCCGGAGGCCCGCCAGGCGCTGGACAACGGCGTCTCGGAGCTCGTCATCTCTCCCCTGCCCTCGACGGCGGGAGCGAGCGCGATGGTCGCCGTCGCGGCGGACGTCAGCAAGTATCCCGCGGGCTCCACCGGTGAGAAGTATGGCGCCACCTTCATGGCGCGAGCCCCTGGCCTCTGGGCCAATGGCCTCACCCTCAAGATCACCTACCGCAACAACATCGACAAGTCGGTGTCCTACGACCTGGAGGTCACCCACCCCTCCAGCGGCGCCACGGAGACGCTCCGCAACGTCAACGCGACGTCGCTCGTCTCCTCGCTGGACACGTCGTCCTTCATCCGCGTCGACACCACGAAGGGCGTGGGCTGGCCCACCGAGGGCACGTACACGCTGGCGACGGGCAAGGACGCCACGCCCGAGGAGTACGCCACCGCCCTGGGCCGCCTGCGCGACCAGCCGGACGTGGACCTGGTGCTGGCCGCCGTCCAGGACTTCTCCGACCGCGCCAAGGTCACCCGCATCTACGGTGACGTCATCAGCCACTGCAACGCCATGAGCGGCGACAGCAAGGGCCGCCTCGGCTTCGGGCAGGTGCCGCCCACCGGGACGATGGAGGAGCACGGACAGCTCGCCTCGAACCTGGTGAGCGACCGCTTCGTCCTCGTCGCGCCGCACGGCTCGGTGGGCGCGGTGGCCGGCATGGTGGGCGGCCTCACGCCGCACCAGTCGCCGACCTTCAAGCGCGTGGCCGGCCTGAATGAAATCTCGCTGACCGTCGAGGAGCAGAAGGCGCTCCTGCGCTCGTACGTCGTCCCCGTGGTGACCGAGCGCGGTCGCGGCACCATCGTCGTGCGCGGCCTGACGACGGACGGAGATCAGATCAACGTCCGCCGCGTCGCCGACCGGGCGGTGCGCACGCTGAAGATGGTGGGCGACCTGTTCATCGGTCTGCTCAACAACGCGGACGGGCGCAGCGCGCTGAAGCAGAAGCTGGTGGAGGCGCTGGTGCAGATGGAGAAGGACGGCGCCATCGTCCCCTCCACCGACGGCAAGGACCCCGCCTTCAAGGTCGAGGTCTATTCGTCGCAGCAGGACTTCGCGCTCGGAATCGTGAGGGTCAACATGGCCGTCAGACCCGTGCGAGCCATTGACTACATCTACGCGACCATCACGGTCCAGGTCTGA
- a CDS encoding phage baseplate assembly protein V, producing MSDLVTLLRAIIRDELASLKLGDIGVVTSAFPHADGDEHNHECNVKLRESDLELRRVPIATPHIGMVSAPHAGDLVVITYINGDPNRPVITGRLYSDKLNPPIHEADEWRVVSPPGGKTSIAIDQEQSVVITAGETVVTVKQDDVITIKGKTDLKLEVEGNVELKCTDCTVDASGKIDLGKSGSGVITEQSHKCYFTGAPLKGSKDVKAK from the coding sequence ATGAGCGACCTGGTCACCCTCCTCCGCGCCATCATCCGGGACGAGCTCGCGTCGCTGAAGCTGGGCGACATCGGGGTCGTGACGAGCGCCTTCCCGCACGCGGATGGCGACGAGCACAACCACGAATGCAACGTGAAGCTGCGCGAGAGCGACCTCGAGCTGCGCCGCGTCCCCATCGCCACGCCGCACATCGGCATGGTGAGCGCGCCTCACGCGGGGGACCTCGTCGTCATCACGTACATCAACGGCGACCCCAACCGCCCCGTCATCACCGGCCGCCTCTACTCCGACAAGCTCAACCCGCCCATCCACGAGGCGGACGAGTGGCGCGTTGTCTCCCCTCCCGGCGGGAAGACCTCCATCGCCATCGACCAGGAGCAGTCCGTGGTCATCACCGCGGGCGAGACGGTGGTGACGGTGAAGCAGGACGACGTCATCACCATCAAGGGCAAGACGGACCTGAAGCTGGAGGTGGAAGGCAACGTGGAGCTCAAGTGCACCGACTGCACGGTGGACGCGTCCGGGAAGATCGACCTGGGCAAGAGCGGCAGCGGCGTCATCACCGAGCAGAGCCACAAGTGCTACTTCACCGGCGCTCCGCTCAAGGGCTCGAAGGACGTGAAGGCCAAGTAA
- a CDS encoding DUF2634 domain-containing protein, whose protein sequence is MSNALKTDLRLAFSESGGADLDWSDHGGAATVSGKDNLVQALTMRLVVYRGHLNQLGHQRYGSRVADLIGEPMDRANLDLLRRYVRQAIKEDPRVDEVLELSVTARADVPGAVDVRARIKAITGDAVELGLALDLG, encoded by the coding sequence ATGTCCAACGCGCTCAAGACAGACCTGCGGCTGGCCTTCTCCGAGTCGGGCGGCGCGGACCTGGACTGGTCCGACCACGGCGGAGCGGCCACCGTGAGTGGCAAGGACAACCTGGTCCAGGCGCTGACGATGCGGCTCGTCGTCTACCGCGGGCACCTGAACCAGCTGGGCCACCAGCGCTACGGCAGCCGCGTGGCGGACCTCATCGGCGAGCCGATGGACCGCGCCAACCTGGACCTGCTGCGCCGCTACGTGCGCCAGGCCATCAAGGAAGACCCGCGCGTGGACGAGGTGCTCGAGCTGAGCGTCACCGCCCGCGCGGATGTGCCGGGCGCCGTGGATGTGCGGGCGCGCATCAAGGCCATCACCGGTGACGCGGTGGAATTGGGATTGGCGCTCGACCTGGGCTGA
- a CDS encoding baseplate J/gp47 family protein: MGDLLLSLYPPDQNTFSAIVERLLGNLGPGMDPNVGGMARTLAEAYAREMATFYAMMELSHRAGYLDTAEGAALDNVVAVLGLKRARAGRLMGEVELSRITPAPDDIGIPAGRQVTGLTADGKPLPLFETMEDATLVKGDTRVIIPVQEVQDDEQPSREAPPAIDPFRVTLMPRPILGIEAVTNPAPLRRGSDNETDENLRARARTALRDGEKGTLESLAAAVQQQGVRHVTVREPADAPPGVVDVLVGDTDFEADVEGVARVEAAIRETKAAGIRVRLRYARTIFFQLSFSVEPTREDLDEVSFGRLRRDLQQALLQYMQEQPVGSPVIRRKLEAVLYGNPAVRRVSNLSVETYVWGLVGNPPTRKGLVLESQSREYGANRDWKMEPLEVGRIDLVKLEPRISRLRTPQWRLDLVVSLSSGEARTPEQVREALRGALHVFAARLSEEAQVGREALLTWDSLQLALKSQARIQALLGCDVTLETGITVSLVAPSTPAAALPDQVTQLLVKADVRLEFGGAELVGVG; the protein is encoded by the coding sequence GTGGGAGATCTCCTTTTGAGCCTCTATCCTCCTGACCAGAACACCTTCAGCGCCATCGTCGAGAGGCTGCTGGGGAACCTGGGTCCAGGCATGGACCCCAACGTCGGCGGCATGGCCCGCACCCTGGCGGAAGCCTACGCGCGCGAGATGGCGACGTTCTACGCCATGATGGAGCTGTCACACCGCGCGGGCTATCTCGACACCGCCGAGGGCGCCGCCCTGGACAACGTGGTGGCCGTGCTGGGGCTGAAGCGCGCGCGCGCCGGTCGGCTCATGGGCGAGGTGGAGCTCAGCCGCATCACCCCCGCGCCGGATGACATCGGCATTCCCGCGGGGCGACAGGTCACCGGCCTCACCGCGGACGGCAAGCCCCTGCCCCTCTTCGAGACGATGGAGGACGCCACGCTCGTCAAGGGCGACACACGCGTCATCATCCCCGTGCAGGAGGTCCAGGACGACGAGCAGCCCTCGCGCGAGGCGCCGCCCGCCATCGACCCGTTCCGCGTGACGTTGATGCCCAGACCCATCCTGGGCATCGAGGCCGTCACCAATCCCGCGCCCCTGCGGAGAGGCTCGGACAACGAGACCGACGAGAACCTCCGCGCCCGCGCCCGCACCGCGCTGCGCGACGGCGAGAAGGGAACGTTGGAGTCCCTGGCCGCCGCCGTGCAGCAGCAAGGCGTGCGGCACGTCACCGTCCGAGAGCCCGCGGACGCGCCACCGGGGGTCGTGGACGTCCTCGTGGGAGACACCGACTTCGAGGCCGATGTCGAAGGGGTCGCCCGGGTCGAGGCCGCCATCCGCGAGACCAAGGCCGCCGGCATCCGCGTCCGGCTCCGCTACGCGCGAACCATCTTCTTCCAGTTGAGCTTCAGCGTGGAGCCCACCCGCGAGGACCTGGACGAGGTGTCCTTCGGTCGGCTGCGCCGGGACCTCCAGCAAGCGCTCCTGCAGTACATGCAGGAGCAGCCCGTGGGCTCCCCGGTCATCCGACGCAAGCTGGAGGCCGTGCTCTACGGCAACCCCGCCGTGCGTCGCGTGAGCAACCTGAGCGTGGAGACGTATGTCTGGGGCCTGGTGGGCAACCCGCCCACGCGGAAGGGGCTGGTGCTCGAATCCCAGAGCCGCGAGTACGGCGCCAACCGCGACTGGAAGATGGAGCCTCTGGAGGTCGGGCGCATCGACCTGGTGAAGCTGGAGCCCCGCATCTCCCGGCTGCGCACGCCCCAGTGGAGGCTGGACCTGGTGGTGTCGCTCTCCAGTGGAGAGGCGCGCACGCCCGAGCAGGTGCGCGAGGCCCTGCGCGGCGCGCTGCATGTCTTCGCCGCGCGGCTCTCCGAGGAGGCCCAGGTCGGGCGCGAGGCCCTCCTCACCTGGGACTCCCTGCAGCTGGCCCTGAAGTCCCAGGCCCGAATCCAGGCGCTGCTGGGATGTGACGTCACCCTGGAGACGGGCATCACCGTGTCCCTGGTCGCCCCGAGCACGCCCGCCGCGGCCCTCCCCGACCAGGTCACCCAGCTCCTGGTGAAGGCCGACGTGCGGCTCGAGTTCGGCGGCGCCGAGCTGGTGGGGGTCGGATGA
- a CDS encoding tail fiber domain-containing protein has protein sequence MSEPYYTAKSGDPILADTWNNMQIKTRDEIRSHTHRGGDDGQLLDGTSISPTASLKVNKVEATLGLTVKNVDISKWMDDTEAKKLSLTGGNLSGPFSVMANVGIGAAPSTRRLLVQGAVDNNAAVEIRSSGNNAWGVGLIVKTTGATEGAALQLRSRNKSWLLKGELGATAEGFQISEGGGDGENGSGYGTPRLHLKAGGSMGLNTTDPQGALDIRLSSAAAGFDRLVVNTTTLWGNGQPQVTIGAGGAAGLMINNPHVVWNSTDNRASIRYGLSGGVATGLMWDVGARASNAFSFMVNNTHSMWMGADGSVGIGTSTPGVRLDVQGGSLRVSGAIMPSIGNAPGNGIQFPLDAFGGTGDSASIRYYRAPNPLPGEEENGKLVISCENEPGDAIILNQGGADRMTLVNANVGIGTSRPGTPLHIAQREANLGIRLTEHVSGRFVDIAYTGTGILQFAHSNGAGQSLMPNGQWLQISDAGLKQNIASLEGVLPRVLALRPVSYELKATGHPQLGLVAQEVEPLFPELVADSPRMKDDGEPFKGLTYESFSVLAIAALKELKQQYDERIAALEQRLQEQERKS, from the coding sequence ATGAGTGAGCCCTACTACACCGCGAAATCAGGTGACCCCATCCTGGCGGACACCTGGAACAACATGCAGATCAAGACGCGGGACGAGATTCGTTCCCACACGCACCGCGGCGGCGACGACGGACAGCTGCTGGATGGCACCAGCATCTCGCCGACCGCATCGCTGAAGGTGAACAAGGTCGAGGCCACGCTCGGGCTGACGGTGAAGAACGTCGACATCTCCAAGTGGATGGACGACACGGAGGCCAAGAAGCTGTCCCTCACGGGTGGAAACCTCTCCGGCCCGTTCTCCGTCATGGCCAACGTGGGCATCGGCGCGGCGCCCAGCACCCGGCGCCTGCTGGTCCAGGGCGCCGTGGACAACAACGCCGCCGTGGAGATCCGAAGCTCGGGGAACAACGCCTGGGGCGTCGGGCTCATCGTGAAGACCACGGGCGCCACCGAGGGCGCCGCCCTCCAGCTGCGCAGCCGGAACAAGAGCTGGCTGCTCAAGGGCGAGCTGGGCGCGACGGCGGAGGGCTTCCAGATCTCCGAGGGCGGCGGTGACGGAGAGAACGGCAGTGGCTACGGCACGCCTCGCCTGCATCTCAAGGCGGGCGGCAGCATGGGCCTCAACACGACGGACCCGCAGGGCGCGCTGGATATCCGCCTGTCGTCGGCGGCGGCGGGGTTCGACCGGCTGGTGGTGAACACCACGACGCTGTGGGGCAACGGCCAGCCTCAGGTCACCATCGGCGCGGGCGGCGCGGCCGGCTTGATGATCAACAACCCGCACGTCGTCTGGAACAGCACCGACAACCGCGCCTCCATCCGCTACGGCTTGAGCGGCGGTGTGGCCACCGGGCTGATGTGGGACGTGGGCGCGCGCGCGAGCAACGCGTTCTCCTTCATGGTGAACAACACCCACTCCATGTGGATGGGCGCGGACGGGAGCGTCGGCATCGGCACGTCGACGCCGGGCGTCCGGCTGGATGTGCAGGGCGGCAGCCTGCGCGTCAGCGGCGCCATCATGCCCTCCATCGGCAACGCTCCGGGCAATGGCATCCAGTTCCCGCTGGATGCGTTCGGCGGCACCGGCGACTCCGCGAGCATCCGCTACTACCGCGCGCCCAATCCCCTGCCCGGCGAGGAGGAGAACGGCAAGCTGGTCATCTCCTGCGAGAACGAGCCAGGCGACGCCATCATCCTCAACCAGGGGGGCGCGGACCGGATGACGCTGGTCAACGCCAACGTCGGCATCGGGACCTCGCGCCCCGGTACGCCGCTGCACATCGCCCAGCGAGAGGCCAACCTGGGCATCCGGCTCACGGAGCACGTCTCCGGGCGCTTCGTCGACATCGCCTACACGGGAACGGGCATCCTCCAGTTCGCGCACAGCAATGGCGCGGGCCAGAGCCTGATGCCGAACGGGCAGTGGCTGCAGATCTCCGACGCGGGATTGAAGCAGAACATCGCGTCGCTCGAGGGTGTCCTCCCGCGCGTGCTCGCGCTGCGCCCGGTGAGCTACGAGCTGAAGGCCACGGGTCACCCGCAGCTGGGCCTGGTCGCGCAAGAGGTGGAGCCGCTCTTCCCCGAGCTCGTGGCGGACTCGCCCCGGATGAAGGACGACGGCGAGCCCTTCAAGGGCCTCACCTACGAGTCCTTCAGCGTGCTCGCCATCGCGGCCCTCAAGGAGCTCAAGCAGCAGTACGACGAACGCATCGCGGCGCTGGAGCAGCGCCTCCAGGAACAGGAGCGGAAGTCATGA